One region of Niallia sp. Man26 genomic DNA includes:
- a CDS encoding MFS transporter produces the protein MTKSRTLVMVSIVLAMLVASIDTTIMNTTMPIIAKELGRFDLYAWSFASYMITSTILSPIAGRLSDIFGRKKVFGFGILLFLAGSLLCGIAGDMVQLILFRALQGMGAGFMMPFPAIIAGDLFPIEKRGKIQALFTAMWGLSAILAPLLGSLFVEFLTWRWIFFINLPVCIVAFLTLLPYKEDYQPKKASVDYIGAILFGAAITFLLLITLVEKGQVLYGLAGIILLICFYLYEKRQTSPIVPLSIFKKKTIFWIYINGFIGTLALFGTSSYIPLFLQDVAGLSPFLSGIALLGVAVGWMLVSVPAGKWILKYGYRILLIIGNGLLVLSGIMLVLLNETHGFVYTFIIMLIQGLAFGLLSTVGVIGSQALVGPHEKGISTSFFMFCRNMGTSIGVTIMGALLTSQAVFMTGIHHLFLYGFITSIAALVTAFFIQNESSVEKAGSTR, from the coding sequence ATGACAAAAAGCAGAACATTAGTCATGGTAAGTATCGTCCTAGCCATGCTCGTTGCTTCTATTGATACAACGATTATGAATACGACAATGCCTATCATTGCAAAAGAACTAGGGCGATTTGATTTATATGCATGGTCCTTTGCATCCTATATGATCACAAGCACTATCCTTTCTCCTATTGCAGGGAGACTTTCAGATATATTTGGAAGAAAAAAGGTCTTTGGTTTCGGGATACTGTTATTTTTGGCTGGCTCTTTATTGTGCGGCATTGCAGGCGATATGGTCCAGCTTATCCTTTTCAGAGCTCTTCAAGGGATGGGTGCTGGCTTTATGATGCCATTTCCCGCTATTATTGCTGGTGACTTGTTTCCCATTGAAAAGAGAGGAAAAATCCAAGCGTTGTTCACAGCAATGTGGGGCTTATCTGCCATCCTTGCTCCCCTACTCGGCTCATTATTTGTAGAGTTTTTAACATGGAGATGGATATTCTTTATCAACTTGCCTGTTTGTATCGTTGCATTTTTAACCTTATTGCCATATAAGGAAGACTATCAGCCGAAAAAGGCAAGTGTCGATTATATTGGTGCCATTTTGTTTGGTGCAGCAATCACTTTCCTGCTGTTAATCACATTGGTGGAAAAAGGCCAAGTTTTGTATGGATTAGCCGGCATCATTCTGTTGATTTGTTTTTATCTATATGAAAAAAGACAAACATCTCCGATTGTTCCGCTGTCCATCTTTAAGAAAAAGACAATTTTCTGGATTTATATTAATGGATTTATTGGGACATTGGCATTGTTCGGCACGTCAAGCTATATTCCCCTCTTTCTTCAGGATGTCGCCGGACTTTCTCCTTTTCTGAGCGGAATTGCGTTATTAGGTGTAGCAGTTGGCTGGATGCTTGTATCAGTGCCTGCCGGTAAATGGATACTAAAATACGGCTATCGCATTCTACTAATCATCGGCAACGGACTTCTCGTTTTATCAGGTATAATGCTTGTGCTCCTCAATGAGACCCATGGATTTGTGTATACATTCATCATCATGCTCATACAAGGTTTAGCATTTGGTTTGCTTTCAACCGTCGGGGTAATCGGCTCTCAAGCATTAGTAGGCCCGCATGAAAAAGGGATTTCCACCTCTTTCTTTATGTTCTGCCGAAATATGGGTACATCCATTGGTGTTACTATCATGGGCGCACTTCTTACAAGTCAGGCTGTGTTTATGACCGGAATTCATCATCTTTTCCTTTATGGGTTCATTACAAGCATCGCAGCACTGGTAACAGCATTTTTTATCCAGAATGAAAGTTCAGTAGAAAAAGCTGGTTCCACAAGATAA
- a CDS encoding RsfA family transcriptional regulator, producing the protein MKIRQDAWSEENDLLLAETVLRHVREGSTQLNAFEEVGDKLNRTSAACGFRWNAVVRHQYEKALQLAKKQRKQRQRILGKDQGGKKKLLYSPPVPSADDLEALTVSTSMEFSSFEIQNIEEEEEAAPVYQESVPEQMLLAAPQETTSIYKSPSANTNSLDFDTVIAYLQNFRNSQLQVEVLKSENERLKREMAMLKSRNQELEGKLDKLESNSETIQEDYETLLKIMNRARKLVVLEEDERPATKFKMDRNGNLEKLAE; encoded by the coding sequence ATGAAGATACGCCAAGATGCTTGGTCAGAAGAAAATGATTTATTGCTGGCAGAAACAGTTTTGCGCCATGTCAGAGAAGGAAGCACACAATTAAATGCTTTTGAAGAAGTTGGGGATAAGCTCAATCGCACATCAGCAGCATGCGGCTTCCGCTGGAACGCAGTTGTTCGCCACCAATACGAGAAGGCACTGCAATTAGCAAAAAAGCAGCGTAAACAGCGGCAAAGAATCCTCGGCAAAGACCAAGGTGGAAAAAAGAAGCTTTTGTATTCTCCACCAGTGCCTTCTGCAGACGATTTGGAAGCTTTAACAGTCTCCACAAGCATGGAATTTTCCTCATTTGAGATTCAAAATATAGAAGAGGAAGAAGAGGCTGCTCCAGTTTATCAGGAAAGTGTTCCAGAACAAATGCTGCTTGCTGCTCCACAGGAAACAACAAGCATCTATAAGAGCCCTAGTGCCAACACTAATTCTTTGGATTTTGACACAGTCATTGCCTATTTACAAAATTTCCGTAATTCTCAGCTTCAAGTAGAAGTGCTAAAAAGTGAGAATGAAAGATTAAAAAGGGAAATGGCCATGCTGAAGAGCCGCAATCAAGAATTAGAAGGAAAATTGGACAAGCTGGAAAGCAACTCAGAAACTATTCAGGAAGATTATGAAACATTGCTTAAAATAATGAACAGAGCTAGGAAGCTAGTCGTTTTAGAAGAAGATGAGCGTCCGGCAACAAAGTTTAAGATGGATCGAAACGGAAATTTAGAAAAGCTTGCTGAATAG
- a CDS encoding biotin/lipoate A/B protein ligase family protein has product MMENNSLLKQKKWRIIDQSSTGLHVSPLHSFGMDDTLCASVGGGLAPATARTWVHGKSVILGIQDTKLPYLKDALAYLEKEGFQYIVRNSGGLAVVLDEGVLNISLILPEQEKGIDINSGYDTMWELIKYMFSDFHKNIEAKEIVGSYCPGSYDLSIDGKKFAGISQRRMRSGVAVQIYLCVSGSGQKRAEAIEEFYAIGKNGEETKFAYPDIVPEVMASLSELLGVELTVDQVLTKLLYSLKDHAEFLFADQLQGEEIPLFDSYYERVIERNEKFLSPFR; this is encoded by the coding sequence ATAATGGAAAACAACAGTTTGTTAAAGCAAAAGAAATGGAGAATCATTGACCAGTCGAGCACCGGTTTACATGTTTCCCCATTGCATTCCTTTGGAATGGATGATACGCTATGCGCTTCTGTCGGCGGAGGTTTGGCGCCAGCAACAGCGCGCACTTGGGTGCATGGCAAGTCAGTCATATTAGGAATTCAAGATACGAAGCTGCCTTATTTAAAGGATGCGCTTGCCTATTTAGAAAAAGAGGGATTCCAATATATCGTCAGAAATTCAGGCGGATTGGCAGTTGTTCTGGATGAAGGGGTATTAAACATTTCCCTTATCTTGCCTGAGCAGGAAAAGGGGATAGATATTAACAGCGGCTATGATACGATGTGGGAGCTTATTAAATATATGTTCTCTGATTTTCATAAAAACATTGAAGCAAAGGAAATCGTAGGATCCTATTGCCCTGGCAGCTATGATTTAAGCATAGACGGTAAAAAATTCGCAGGAATTTCCCAAAGAAGAATGAGAAGCGGAGTTGCTGTTCAAATCTATCTTTGTGTTTCTGGAAGCGGTCAAAAACGAGCAGAAGCTATAGAAGAGTTTTATGCTATTGGAAAAAACGGCGAAGAAACAAAGTTTGCTTATCCAGACATAGTGCCTGAAGTGATGGCCTCATTATCCGAATTGCTCGGAGTCGAGCTCACAGTTGATCAAGTGCTGACAAAGCTGCTTTATTCCTTAAAGGATCATGCAGAGTTTTTGTTTGCTGACCAGCTGCAAGGAGAAGAGATACCTTTATTTGATTCTTACTATGAGCGTGTAATCGAGCGCAACGAAAAGTTCCTGAGTCCGTTCAGATAA
- the pta gene encoding phosphate acetyltransferase — protein MSDLFTGLKEKVKGQNLKIVFPEGLDERILKAAGRLAEENILTPILIGDLEEVQTKAENLGVSLQNAEIYDPKSYAQFDALVASFVERRKGKATEEDARKALLDENYFGTMLVYANQADGLVSGAIHSTADTVRPALQIIKTKEGVKKTSGVFIMVREDEKYVFADCAININPDSSDLAEIAVESAKTARMFDVDPRVAMLSFSTKGSAKSPETEKVEGALAEAKLKDPLLVIDGEFQFDAAFVPSVAKQKAPDSPIQGDANVFVFPSLEAGNIGYKIAQRLGNFEAVGPILQGLNRPVNDLSRGCNEEDVYKLALITAAQSISH, from the coding sequence ATGAGTGACCTATTTACAGGCTTGAAAGAAAAAGTAAAAGGCCAAAACCTTAAAATTGTTTTTCCAGAAGGACTGGATGAAAGAATATTAAAAGCTGCTGGCCGTCTGGCAGAAGAGAATATATTAACACCAATCTTAATCGGAGATTTGGAAGAAGTTCAAACGAAAGCAGAGAACTTAGGTGTTTCTTTACAAAATGCTGAAATCTATGATCCGAAAAGCTATGCACAATTCGATGCATTAGTAGCTTCTTTTGTGGAAAGAAGAAAAGGGAAAGCAACAGAAGAGGATGCTCGCAAAGCGCTTCTTGATGAAAACTACTTCGGCACAATGCTTGTTTATGCTAACCAAGCAGATGGCTTAGTAAGCGGTGCGATTCACTCAACTGCTGATACTGTACGCCCTGCATTGCAAATCATTAAAACAAAAGAAGGCGTAAAGAAAACTTCTGGCGTTTTCATCATGGTTCGTGAAGATGAGAAATATGTATTTGCAGACTGTGCAATCAATATCAATCCAGATAGTTCCGACCTTGCTGAAATTGCAGTAGAAAGTGCAAAAACAGCAAGAATGTTCGATGTTGACCCACGTGTTGCTATGTTGAGCTTCTCTACTAAAGGTTCTGCAAAATCGCCAGAAACAGAAAAAGTGGAAGGTGCACTTGCTGAAGCGAAACTTAAGGATCCTCTATTAGTAATCGATGGGGAGTTCCAATTTGATGCTGCCTTCGTTCCATCTGTTGCGAAGCAAAAAGCTCCTGATTCACCAATTCAAGGTGATGCAAATGTATTTGTATTCCCAAGCTTAGAAGCAGGAAATATCGGTTATAAAATTGCGCAAAGACTTGGTAATTTTGAGGCAGTAGGTCCAATCCTTCAAGGATTAAACCGTCCTGTTAATGACCTTTCTCGCGGATGTAATGAAGAAGATGTGTACAAGCTTGCATTAATTACTGCAGCTCAAAGCATCAGCCATTAA
- the hemQ gene encoding hydrogen peroxide-dependent heme synthase, with the protein MSEAAKTLDGWYCLHDFRTMDWTTWKMVPSEERQAAINEFLGLLEKWNAVQTNKQGSHAVYNIVGQKADFMMMILRPTMEELQQIETEFNKTKLAEFTVPAHSYVSVVELSNYLPSNSDEDPYENPHVKARLYPILPESKYVCFYPMDKRRQGNDNWYMLPMDDRKSLMRSHGMIGRQYAGKVKQIITGSVGFDDYEWGVTLFSDDVLQFKKLVYEMRFDEVSARYGEFGSFFVGNILSDIPAFLEV; encoded by the coding sequence ATGAGCGAAGCAGCAAAAACACTTGATGGCTGGTATTGCCTTCATGATTTCCGGACAATGGATTGGACTACTTGGAAGATGGTTCCAAGTGAAGAGAGACAAGCAGCCATTAATGAATTCCTAGGATTGCTAGAAAAATGGAATGCTGTTCAAACAAATAAACAAGGTAGCCATGCTGTTTATAATATTGTAGGCCAAAAAGCAGATTTCATGATGATGATTTTGCGCCCAACAATGGAAGAATTACAGCAAATCGAAACAGAATTCAACAAAACGAAGCTAGCAGAATTTACTGTACCTGCTCATTCCTATGTTTCTGTAGTAGAATTGAGCAACTATCTTCCATCTAATTCTGATGAAGATCCTTATGAAAACCCGCATGTAAAAGCTAGACTATATCCGATTCTACCTGAATCAAAATATGTCTGCTTCTATCCAATGGACAAGCGCCGCCAAGGCAATGATAACTGGTACATGCTGCCGATGGATGACCGCAAAAGCTTAATGAGAAGCCACGGAATGATCGGGCGTCAATATGCCGGCAAAGTGAAACAAATCATCACAGGATCTGTCGGCTTTGATGACTATGAATGGGGCGTTACATTATTCTCAGATGACGTTCTCCAATTCAAAAAATTAGTATATGAAATGCGCTTTGATGAAGTAAGTGCCCGCTACGGCGAATTCGGTTCTTTCTTTGTCGGCAATATCTTGTCAGATATACCTGCATTCCTGGAAGTTTAA
- the gerQ gene encoding spore coat protein GerQ, whose protein sequence is MSQSNYYPYQDGRNQGYGFPQGYGTGQQGQALPGSQGAAPGQLFGTAPQPGYGTQAPYIQPQSNAQQTAPSLPGQLPLEASYIENILRLNKGKLATVYTTFENNREWNAKIFKGLIEAAGRDHLILSDPQTGQRYLIPMIYLDYVTFDEEIEYEYPYVTGAPNLTSYPPR, encoded by the coding sequence ATGAGTCAGTCTAATTATTACCCTTATCAAGACGGGCGAAACCAAGGTTATGGTTTCCCACAAGGCTATGGAACAGGGCAGCAAGGTCAAGCATTGCCTGGCAGTCAAGGAGCAGCACCCGGACAGCTTTTTGGTACAGCACCACAACCTGGATATGGCACACAGGCGCCGTACATACAGCCGCAAAGCAATGCTCAGCAGACAGCACCTTCCCTGCCAGGCCAGCTTCCTTTAGAAGCTTCTTATATAGAGAATATTTTACGGTTAAACAAAGGTAAGCTTGCCACTGTTTACACTACATTTGAAAATAACCGTGAATGGAATGCAAAGATTTTTAAAGGTCTTATTGAAGCAGCTGGACGTGATCACCTTATTTTGAGTGATCCACAAACAGGACAGCGCTATCTGATTCCAATGATTTACCTTGATTATGTAACATTTGACGAAGAAATTGAGTATGAATATCCGTATGTCACAGGTGCTCCAAACTTAACTTCGTACCCGCCAAGATAA
- a CDS encoding DUF423 domain-containing protein, which produces MKMFIIIGAISAMLSVAIGAFGSHGLEGRIPEKYLEIWKTGVQYQMFHSTGLLIIGILMSKFPENTLLTWAGWLMVAGIIFFAGSLYVLALTQVGILGAITPIGGVAFIAAWLLIVIAAVKHL; this is translated from the coding sequence ATGAAAATGTTTATTATCATTGGAGCAATCAGCGCCATGCTATCTGTGGCTATTGGTGCTTTCGGATCACATGGTCTTGAAGGGAGGATCCCTGAAAAATACTTGGAAATTTGGAAAACAGGTGTGCAATATCAAATGTTCCATAGTACAGGCCTTCTTATTATTGGTATTCTTATGAGTAAATTTCCAGAAAACACTCTTTTGACTTGGGCTGGATGGCTGATGGTTGCAGGAATTATTTTCTTTGCAGGCAGCCTTTACGTATTAGCACTTACTCAAGTAGGAATATTGGGAGCTATTACTCCAATTGGTGGAGTGGCGTTTATTGCTGCTTGGCTACTCATTGTAATCGCAGCAGTTAAACATCTGTAA
- a CDS encoding YwdI family protein yields the protein MNISVQKLLAKIEDQLKEAKASGSEATIRERVYAIKSLCELCLEQESTYRSSETYSQPVYQPSIAQPAPVPVQQLQPVQPVQTPKLDTDEGNGDSLFDF from the coding sequence ATGAACATTTCTGTCCAAAAATTATTGGCAAAGATAGAAGATCAGCTGAAGGAAGCAAAAGCAAGCGGCAGCGAGGCGACTATTCGCGAAAGGGTTTATGCGATAAAATCATTATGTGAGCTGTGTTTGGAACAAGAAAGCACGTATCGTTCAAGTGAAACATACAGCCAGCCTGTATACCAGCCAAGCATTGCTCAGCCTGCCCCTGTTCCGGTTCAGCAGCTGCAGCCAGTGCAGCCAGTGCAAACACCTAAATTGGATACTGATGAAGGAAATGGCGACTCTTTATTTGATTTCTAA
- a CDS encoding uracil-DNA glycosylase — MLDIINNDWQQLLERERQKEYFTSLEEFLKEEYSQYTVYPAKEDIFNSLKYTPLKEVKVVFLGQDPYHGPGQAHGLSFSVKPGVKLPPSLKNIFKELKEDVGCEIPDNGYLKGWATQGVLMLNTVLTVRQGQANSHKGKGWELFTNEVILELNRRQEPVIFVLWGKPAQEKMKLIDTDKHRIITSSHPSPLSAYRGFFGSKPFSKINAILEELGTNPINWCADDCFGKE; from the coding sequence ATGTTGGATATAATTAATAATGACTGGCAGCAGCTCTTAGAGCGTGAACGGCAGAAAGAGTATTTTACTAGCTTGGAAGAATTCCTGAAAGAGGAATACAGTCAGTATACGGTTTATCCTGCAAAGGAAGATATATTCAATAGTTTAAAATACACACCACTAAAGGAAGTGAAGGTAGTCTTCTTAGGGCAGGACCCTTATCACGGACCGGGGCAGGCGCATGGGTTAAGCTTTTCTGTTAAGCCTGGTGTAAAGCTTCCGCCTTCCTTAAAGAATATTTTTAAAGAGCTGAAAGAGGATGTCGGCTGTGAAATTCCTGATAATGGTTATTTAAAAGGCTGGGCAACACAAGGTGTGCTTATGTTGAATACAGTTTTGACAGTCAGACAAGGTCAGGCTAATTCCCATAAAGGAAAAGGATGGGAATTGTTTACGAATGAAGTAATTTTAGAGCTGAACAGAAGGCAGGAGCCAGTTATTTTTGTGTTGTGGGGTAAGCCTGCACAGGAAAAGATGAAGCTCATTGATACAGACAAGCACCGAATTATTACATCAAGTCATCCTAGCCCTTTATCAGCATATAGAGGTTTTTTCGGAAGCAAACCTTTTTCCAAAATAAATGCCATTTTAGAAGAGTTAGGCACAAATCCAATAAATTGGTGTGCAGATGATTGTTTTGGCAAGGAGTAA
- a CDS encoding DUF4230 domain-containing protein, whose translation MKRKDWKQSRREQAAAVMEAEQRSYLPKLGIFNRTKRGIKRAFFMVVLLLVLVAIIIACWKMAMADEPAIKEGSFVEQMKDLSSLATSQAFVKVILEKEDNEIFGKEISTDIPGTKRKILLVVPGSVTAGVNLEEIESDRIAVDEEKKEISLKLPHAEILQEPSIDFDQVETYSISGLFRGDVDWEEGYQLANEAKEEIKKEAGSQGLLEKAEANAEKTIKEFYSQLGYSVKIEYTEG comes from the coding sequence ATGAAGAGAAAAGACTGGAAGCAGAGCCGAAGAGAGCAAGCGGCAGCAGTAATGGAAGCAGAGCAGCGTTCTTACCTGCCAAAACTAGGGATTTTCAATCGAACAAAACGGGGGATAAAAAGAGCTTTTTTTATGGTTGTCCTCTTACTTGTTTTGGTAGCAATTATTATAGCATGTTGGAAAATGGCAATGGCAGATGAACCTGCCATAAAGGAAGGCAGTTTTGTTGAGCAGATGAAGGATTTATCCTCATTAGCTACCTCGCAAGCATTTGTGAAGGTTATTCTGGAAAAAGAGGATAATGAAATCTTTGGAAAAGAAATCAGTACAGATATTCCTGGAACAAAACGAAAAATTCTTCTTGTTGTCCCTGGGTCTGTTACTGCTGGTGTAAATCTGGAGGAAATAGAATCGGACCGGATAGCAGTTGACGAAGAGAAAAAAGAGATTAGCCTCAAGCTTCCTCATGCAGAAATTTTGCAAGAGCCGTCGATAGACTTTGATCAAGTAGAGACATATTCTATTTCTGGTTTATTTAGAGGAGATGTAGATTGGGAAGAAGGTTATCAGCTTGCCAATGAGGCTAAAGAGGAAATCAAGAAGGAAGCAGGGTCACAAGGTTTATTGGAAAAGGCAGAAGCAAATGCCGAAAAGACTATAAAAGAGTTTTATTCACAGCTTGGATACAGTGTAAAGATAGAATATACAGAAGGTTAA
- a CDS encoding general stress protein — MYKVEVVENGVQATNVITQLENQGYTKENIYIFAHDKDRSEDLTAATETGDVSMKEQGLMDTIGNVFRKRGDELRSKMQSVGLTEMEAEKYEEVLDTGKLVIVGHQQ; from the coding sequence ATGTATAAAGTAGAAGTAGTGGAAAATGGTGTACAAGCAACTAATGTGATTACACAATTAGAAAATCAAGGGTATACAAAGGAAAATATCTATATTTTCGCCCACGACAAAGATCGCTCAGAAGATTTGACTGCGGCCACTGAAACTGGTGATGTCAGCATGAAGGAACAAGGCTTAATGGACACAATTGGAAATGTCTTCAGAAAAAGAGGAGACGAGCTTCGTTCTAAAATGCAATCCGTAGGATTAACAGAAATGGAAGCGGAGAAATACGAAGAAGTGCTGGACACAGGAAAATTAGTAATCGTCGGACACCAGCAATAA
- a CDS encoding ThiF family adenylyltransferase, whose protein sequence is MKDNRYSRQVLFPQIGAAGQEKLQKKQVLIVGAGALGSSSAEMLVRAGVGKVTIIDRDYVEFSNLQRQQLYTEEDATSRVPKAIAAEKRLKEINSSAAVTGVVAEATKELLEQYLIDADVLIDATDNFETRMLLNDLAVYHHIPWIYGACVGSSGMSFTIIPEETPCLNCLLQKLPVQGMTCDTVGIIAPAVQMVVTHQVTEALKILIEDRQALRGSFLHFDLWSNAYSSMKVSRAKNPACQTCGTERSYPYLKGENKTKTAVLCGRETVQIRPSHAKKLSLIKLADSLKKNGYKVMVHPFLLSVELEQNRLVLFEDGRALVHDTKDVTYAKSLYDKLLG, encoded by the coding sequence ATGAAGGACAATCGTTATTCGAGGCAGGTGCTGTTTCCCCAGATAGGAGCTGCCGGTCAGGAGAAGCTTCAAAAAAAGCAGGTGCTTATTGTCGGAGCTGGCGCACTTGGTTCCAGTTCTGCGGAAATGCTTGTGAGAGCTGGTGTCGGCAAGGTGACAATCATCGACCGGGATTATGTGGAATTCTCAAACCTCCAGCGTCAGCAGCTGTATACAGAAGAGGATGCTACTAGCCGTGTGCCGAAAGCAATTGCAGCTGAAAAAAGACTGAAAGAGATCAATTCCTCTGCTGCTGTCACTGGTGTTGTTGCAGAGGCAACGAAAGAATTACTAGAACAATATTTGATAGATGCTGATGTCCTAATCGATGCCACAGATAATTTTGAAACAAGAATGCTTTTAAATGATTTAGCCGTTTATCATCATATTCCATGGATATACGGTGCATGTGTAGGGAGTTCAGGAATGAGTTTTACTATAATTCCTGAGGAAACTCCATGTCTTAATTGCTTGCTTCAGAAGCTGCCTGTACAAGGCATGACTTGTGATACAGTCGGAATCATTGCACCTGCTGTCCAGATGGTCGTGACGCACCAAGTTACGGAGGCGCTGAAAATCCTTATTGAAGACAGACAGGCTTTAAGAGGAAGCTTTTTACACTTTGATTTATGGTCGAATGCATACTCCAGCATGAAGGTAAGCCGTGCCAAAAACCCAGCCTGCCAAACATGCGGAACGGAGCGGTCTTATCCATATTTAAAAGGGGAAAACAAGACAAAAACAGCTGTGCTGTGCGGAAGAGAAACGGTTCAAATAAGGCCCTCCCATGCAAAGAAGCTCTCATTAATAAAGCTGGCTGACAGTTTAAAGAAGAACGGCTATAAAGTAATGGTCCATCCATTTTTGCTTTCTGTTGAACTGGAACAAAACAGGCTGGTCCTCTTTGAAGATGGGAGAGCCCTTGTGCATGACACAAAGGATGTTACGTATGCTAAATCTCTATATGACAAGCTGCTTGGATAA
- the moaD gene encoding molybdopterin converting factor subunit 1, which translates to MNKLLFFAGLKDIVKADQLELDMVGKTVKEVKAELAQQYSDLPLESVMTAINEEFAFDDDIIEENDVIAFIPPVSGG; encoded by the coding sequence ATGAATAAGCTGCTGTTTTTTGCAGGATTAAAGGATATTGTAAAAGCTGACCAACTAGAGCTCGATATGGTAGGTAAAACGGTGAAGGAAGTAAAGGCAGAGCTAGCGCAGCAGTATAGTGATCTTCCGTTGGAATCAGTGATGACGGCGATTAATGAAGAGTTTGCCTTCGATGATGACATCATCGAAGAGAATGATGTGATTGCCTTTATTCCACCTGTGAGCGGGGGATGA
- a CDS encoding molybdenum cofactor biosynthesis protein MoaE produces the protein MNYRIVHEPIVVQEAIDLVISRNAGAVTTFIGTVREMTGNKKTMRLCYEAYEPMARKKLEQIGLEIKAKWQNAEVAIFHRIGELDITDIAVVIAVSTPHRNDAYEANRYAIERIKEIVPIWKKEYWEDGEEWIGNQKQTNAYPSGKPEGVDTYE, from the coding sequence ATGAACTATCGTATTGTACATGAACCTATTGTTGTTCAGGAAGCAATTGATCTTGTAATAAGCAGAAATGCAGGAGCTGTTACAACCTTTATTGGAACGGTCAGAGAAATGACAGGAAACAAAAAGACGATGAGGCTTTGCTATGAAGCATATGAACCAATGGCCAGAAAAAAGCTGGAACAGATAGGACTTGAGATAAAAGCAAAATGGCAGAATGCAGAGGTTGCGATTTTTCACCGAATCGGTGAGCTTGACATAACAGATATTGCAGTAGTAATAGCAGTATCGACGCCTCACAGAAATGATGCTTATGAAGCAAACCGCTATGCAATTGAGAGAATTAAAGAAATAGTGCCTATCTGGAAAAAGGAGTATTGGGAAGACGGGGAAGAATGGATAGGCAACCAGAAGCAGACAAATGCCTATCCAAGCGGCAAGCCGGAAGGAGTGGATACATATGAATAA